From a single Lolium rigidum isolate FL_2022 chromosome 7, APGP_CSIRO_Lrig_0.1, whole genome shotgun sequence genomic region:
- the LOC124669418 gene encoding histone H3.2, with protein sequence MARTKQTARKSTGGKAPRKQLATKAARKSAPATGGVKKPHRFRPGTVALREIRKYQKSTELLIRKLPFQRLVREIAQDFKTDLRFQSSAVSALQEAAEAYLVGLFEDTNLCAIHAKRVTIMPKDIQLARRIRGERA encoded by the coding sequence ATGGCCCGCACGAAGCAGACGGCGCGCAAGTCCACGGGCGGCAAGGCGCCGCGGAAGCAGCTGGCGACCAAGGCGGCGCGCAAGTCGGCGCCGGCGACCGGCGGCGTGAAGAAGCCGCACAGGTTCCGCCCGGGCACCGTCGCGCTGCGCGAGATCCGCAAGTACCAGAAGAGCACGGAGCTGCTCATCCGGAAGCTGCCCTTCCAGCGCCTCGTCAGGGAGATCGCGCAGGACTTCAAGACCGACCTCCGCTTCCAGTCCTCCGCCGTGTCCGCGCTGCAGGAGGCCGCAGAGGCCTACCTTGTCGGCCTCTTCGAGGACACCAACCTCTGCGCCATCCACGCCAAGCGCGTCACCATCATGCCCAAGGACATCCAGCTCGCGCGACGCATCAGGGGCGAGAGGGCCTGA